TCGGGGAGGCGCTGTTCGTGACCAGCAGCGAGGACGCGAAGGCGTTGCGGCAGGACAAGGTGCTGGACGGCGTGGCGCGCGGCTACTTCGAGGCGATCAAGGCGTACTTCGAGCGGTTCCCGAAGTAGGATTCGTCGCTCGCTGCCGCAGATTGAGAACGCGCCCCGTGGCAACACGGGGCGCGTTCGTGTCTGGCTATGTTCGTGTCTGGCTATAGATGAGCGTGTTCTGCCTACGCCGCCGCGCCCTCTTCCTCACGTTCGGCCATGACCTCGCGGTAGCGGCTCCAGCCGCCCAGGAAGACCTCGAGCTTGCCATCTTTGAGCACCGCCACCTTCGTCGCGACGCGGTCGAGCAGGAAGCGGTCGTGCGAGGCGAAGATCACCGCGCCCGGGTAGTTGTCGAGCGCGCTCTCCAGCTCGTCCTTGGAGGGGACGTCCAGGTGGTTCGTCGGCTCGTCCAGCAGCAGGAGCTGGCGCGGCTGGAGGATCAGCTTGGCGATGCTCAGACGGCTCTTCTCGCCGCCCGAGAGCGTGCCGATGACCTTGTTGACGTCGTCCTGCTTGAAGAGGAAGCGCGCCAGGAGCGCCCGCACTTGCTCCTCGCCCCAGCCGCTCGGCGCGTGCCGCAGCACCTCGTCGCGGACGCTGATGCTCTCGTCAAGGGTCTGAGACTGATCCTGCGCGTAGTAGCCGACCGTCACGTTCTGGCCGTACTGGATCGTGCCGGAGTCTGGCTTCTCGATGCCGGCCAGCGTCCGCAGGAACGTCGACTTGCCGACGCCGTTCGGCCCGACCAGCGCGATCCGGTCGCCTCGGTTCACGTCCAGCGAGAGCCCGTCGATGATGACCCGGCCGTCGTAGCCCTTGAAGAGGTCTTCGATGGTCAGGATGCGCTCGGGGCCGGGCCGGCCGGCCGCGAACCGGACGGTGATCTTCGGGTCGGCGGCACGCGGCGGCTCCAGCCGGTCGAGCTTCGCCAGGGCGCGCTCGCGACTCTTGACCACAGCGGCGCGGGCGGCATTGGCGCGGAAGGCGTTGATGAACTGCATCTGCTTCTTGATGTATTTCTGCTGGCGGTCGTAGGCCGCGATGGCGTCCTTGCGCTTCCGCTCGCGCTCCTTCAGGAAGTAGCTGTAGTTGCCACGGTAGTCGACCGCCTTGCCGTCCTCGACCTCGACCGTGCGGCTGACGACGCGGTCCATGAAGTAGCGGTCGTGCGAGACGACGACGACCATGCCCGGGTACTCGTGGAGGTAGTCCTCCAGCCACTCCGTCGCCTTGAGATCGAGGTGGTTGGTCGGCTCGTCGAGGAGGAGCAGGCCCGGCTTGCGGACCAGCATCTTGGCCAGCGCGATACGCATCTGCCAGCCGCCGGAGAACGCCTCGCAGGCCTTGTCACGGTCGCCCTGGGCGAACTGGAGGCCGGCCAGCACCTTGGACATGTCGGCCTCGACACGGTAGCCGCCGAGCTGATCGAAGCGCTCGATCAGTTCGCCCTGGCGCTGCACCAGCGCGTCGAGCTTGTCCATGTCCTCGTAGTCGGTGGCCATCCGGGCCTCGACCTGGGCCAGCTCCTGCTGGATCTCGATCAGCTCCGGGAAGGAGGTCAGCATCTCATCCCAGAGCGACCTGCCGCTGCGGATGCCAGCGTCCTGCGGGAGGTAGCCGATCTCCGTGCCAGCCGCGACCCTGACGAAACCTTCGTCCAGTGGCAGGACACCGGCGATGATCTTGAGCAGGGTGGTCTTGCCCGCTCCGTTCACGCCGACCAGCGCGACCTTGTCCTTTGAGCCGATCTCGAACGTGACGCCGTCGAGCACCTGGTGTCCGCCAAACGCTTTTCGTATCTCGTGCACGCGCAGCATGGGTGTCGCTCCCTGTGGCTTTCGTCTGGCCTGAGCAGCAGGGCGCAGACCGCGGACCGGCGCTGCCAGCCGAGCGTGCGCCGGGCGCGCGACAGCATCGTTCACGCGC
This genomic stretch from Chloroflexota bacterium harbors:
- a CDS encoding ABC-F family ATP-binding cassette domain-containing protein — its product is MLRVHEIRKAFGGHQVLDGVTFEIGSKDKVALVGVNGAGKTTLLKIIAGVLPLDEGFVRVAAGTEIGYLPQDAGIRSGRSLWDEMLTSFPELIEIQQELAQVEARMATDYEDMDKLDALVQRQGELIERFDQLGGYRVEADMSKVLAGLQFAQGDRDKACEAFSGGWQMRIALAKMLVRKPGLLLLDEPTNHLDLKATEWLEDYLHEYPGMVVVVSHDRYFMDRVVSRTVEVEDGKAVDYRGNYSYFLKERERKRKDAIAAYDRQQKYIKKQMQFINAFRANAARAAVVKSRERALAKLDRLEPPRAADPKITVRFAAGRPGPERILTIEDLFKGYDGRVIIDGLSLDVNRGDRIALVGPNGVGKSTFLRTLAGIEKPDSGTIQYGQNVTVGYYAQDQSQTLDESISVRDEVLRHAPSGWGEEQVRALLARFLFKQDDVNKVIGTLSGGEKSRLSIAKLILQPRQLLLLDEPTNHLDVPSKDELESALDNYPGAVIFASHDRFLLDRVATKVAVLKDGKLEVFLGGWSRYREVMAEREEEGAAA